A stretch of the Bradyrhizobium sp. CCBAU 53351 genome encodes the following:
- a CDS encoding aminotransferase — MSKSSSLNKVFADLPVTIFEAMSQAARDNNAINLGQGFPDDPGPEDIRRAAADASLNGYNQYPSMMGLPELRQAIATHYGHWHGLNLDPMSEVMVTSGGTEALTSAILAVVQPGDEVVCFQPVYDSYLPIIRQAGGIPRLVRLEPPHWRLNEDMLKSVFNSKTKAVLFNNPLNPSAVVYPREDLELLARYCQEFDVIAICDEVWEHVTFDEHKHIPLITLPGMRERTIKVGSAGKIFSLTGWKIGFVCAAPPLLRVAAKVHQFLTFTTAPNLQAAVAYGLGKSDDYFLTMRKDLTRSRDRLTKGLESLGFPVLKSQGTYFLTVDLSPLGLNESDTEFCWRIVKDYKVAAIPVSAFYEQDPVTSVVRFCFAKKDQTLDTALERLSDAVRGRKR, encoded by the coding sequence ATGTCAAAGAGCTCCTCGCTGAACAAGGTCTTTGCCGACCTTCCCGTCACCATCTTCGAGGCGATGTCGCAGGCCGCGCGCGACAACAATGCGATTAATCTCGGCCAGGGTTTTCCTGACGATCCCGGCCCCGAGGACATCCGCCGCGCCGCGGCCGACGCCTCGCTGAACGGCTACAACCAGTACCCCTCGATGATGGGCCTGCCGGAACTGCGCCAGGCGATCGCGACCCATTACGGCCATTGGCACGGCCTCAACCTCGATCCGATGAGCGAGGTGATGGTGACATCGGGCGGCACCGAGGCGCTGACCTCGGCCATCCTCGCGGTGGTCCAGCCCGGCGACGAGGTGGTCTGCTTCCAGCCGGTCTATGATTCCTATTTGCCGATCATCCGCCAGGCCGGCGGCATCCCGCGTCTGGTCCGGCTCGAGCCGCCGCATTGGCGGCTGAATGAGGACATGCTGAAAAGCGTCTTCAATTCAAAGACCAAGGCGGTGCTGTTCAACAATCCCTTGAATCCGTCCGCGGTGGTCTATCCGCGCGAAGACCTCGAGCTGCTGGCGCGCTATTGCCAGGAGTTCGACGTCATCGCGATCTGCGACGAGGTCTGGGAGCACGTCACCTTCGACGAGCACAAGCACATCCCGCTGATCACCCTCCCGGGCATGCGCGAGCGCACCATCAAGGTCGGCTCGGCGGGCAAGATCTTCTCGCTGACGGGGTGGAAGATCGGCTTCGTCTGTGCCGCGCCGCCGCTGCTGCGCGTCGCCGCCAAGGTGCACCAGTTCCTGACCTTCACCACCGCGCCGAACCTGCAGGCCGCCGTCGCCTATGGCCTCGGCAAGTCCGACGACTACTTCCTGACCATGCGCAAGGATCTGACGCGGAGCAGGGACCGCCTGACCAAGGGGCTGGAGAGCCTCGGCTTCCCCGTGCTGAAGTCGCAAGGCACCTACTTCCTCACCGTCGACCTGTCGCCGCTCGGGCTCAACGAGAGCGACACCGAGTTCTGCTGGCGGATCGTGAAAGACTACAAGGTTGCGGCGATCCCGGTCTCGGCGTTCTACGAGCAGGACCCGGTGACTTCAGTGGTGCGCTTCTGCTTCGCCAAGAAGGACCAGACGCTGGACACCGCGCTGGAGCGGCTGTCGGACGCGGTGCGCGGACGAAAGAGGTAA
- a CDS encoding lipid A biosynthesis lauroyl acyltransferase produces MALIPISTKIRARNAAKSLSGSLIGAATVGMLRTTRYFDPVKTSDFFARVVKTIGPRLREHRIGRANLTAAFPEKSPEEIEQILMGVWDNLGRVGAEFAHMDHVWDYDRAHPENSRIELPQPSIERFDRIRDDGKPALIFAAHLANWELPALAAVAHGLDTAILYRRPNIASADRIIQEMRQVNMGTLIPAGRDAPLRLAQALRDGKHVAMLIDQYLTGGVEVTFFGRKTRANPMLARLLRQVECPIHGVRIIRKPGGRFAAELTEEVQPVRDAEGKIDIQGTTQAVTNVVEGWVREHPEQWLWLHRRWR; encoded by the coding sequence ATGGCGCTGATTCCTATCAGCACGAAGATTCGCGCGCGGAATGCAGCCAAATCGCTCAGCGGCAGCCTGATCGGAGCTGCCACGGTCGGCATGCTGCGCACCACGCGCTATTTCGATCCGGTCAAGACTTCGGACTTTTTCGCACGCGTCGTGAAAACGATCGGCCCGCGCCTGCGCGAGCACCGCATCGGCCGTGCCAACCTCACTGCCGCCTTTCCCGAGAAATCGCCGGAGGAGATCGAACAGATCCTGATGGGCGTGTGGGACAATCTCGGCCGCGTCGGCGCCGAATTCGCTCACATGGACCACGTCTGGGATTACGACCGCGCCCATCCGGAAAACAGCCGGATCGAGCTGCCCCAGCCCAGCATCGAACGGTTCGACCGCATCCGCGACGACGGCAAGCCGGCGCTGATCTTCGCCGCGCACCTCGCCAATTGGGAACTGCCGGCGCTCGCCGCGGTCGCGCATGGGCTGGATACTGCAATCCTCTACCGCCGCCCCAACATCGCGTCCGCCGACCGCATCATCCAGGAGATGCGCCAGGTCAACATGGGCACCCTGATCCCCGCGGGCCGCGACGCGCCATTGCGGCTCGCGCAGGCGCTGAGGGACGGCAAGCACGTCGCGATGCTGATCGACCAGTATCTGACCGGCGGCGTCGAGGTCACCTTCTTCGGCCGCAAGACCCGAGCCAATCCGATGCTGGCGCGCCTGCTGCGCCAGGTCGAATGCCCGATCCACGGCGTGCGCATCATCCGCAAGCCCGGCGGCCGCTTCGCCGCGGAGCTGACCGAAGAGGTGCAGCCCGTGCGCGATGCCGAAGGCAAGATCGACATCCAGGGCACGACGCAGGCCGTCACCAACGTGGTCGAGGGCTGGGTGCGCGAGCATCCCGAGCAGTGGTTGTGGCTGCACAGAAGGTGGCGGTAG
- a CDS encoding beta-ketoacyl-ACP synthase — protein sequence MTAPRDKLGRPVVVVTGMGIMTSLGAGKADNWAKLVAGESGIRTITRFPVDGLKTTMAGTVDFVSVDPFSSTGLSERMAELVTEEALEQAGIGAKADFPGPLFLAVAPVEVEWPQRRELGRAVGAPDFTYDDLLRISGGGKYSAYHHRFMFGSVAAHLAETFGTKGSPISLSTACASGATSIQLGVEAIRRGETDAALCVATDGTVNPEALVRFSLLSALSTQNDPPQAASRPFSKNRDGFVMAEGAGALVLESYEAATARGAKILGVIAGCGELTDSFHRTRSSPDGKPIIGCMNKTLADAGMTPDQIDHINAHGTATPENDKMEFNTTSAVFGELAQKIPVTSNKSMVGHTISAAGAVEAIFSLLTLEHQRIPPTINYETPDPTILFNVVGNKARDARVTAVMSNSFGFGGQNASLILTREPA from the coding sequence ATGACTGCACCACGCGACAAACTCGGGCGTCCCGTCGTCGTCGTCACCGGCATGGGCATCATGACCTCGCTCGGTGCCGGCAAGGCCGACAATTGGGCCAAGCTCGTCGCCGGCGAATCCGGCATCCGCACCATCACCCGCTTCCCGGTCGACGGCCTGAAGACCACGATGGCCGGCACTGTCGATTTCGTCAGCGTCGATCCGTTCTCCTCCACCGGCCTGTCCGAGCGGATGGCTGAATTGGTGACGGAGGAAGCGCTCGAGCAGGCCGGCATCGGCGCCAAGGCCGATTTCCCGGGTCCCCTGTTCCTGGCGGTCGCACCGGTCGAGGTGGAATGGCCGCAGCGCCGCGAGCTCGGCCGCGCGGTCGGTGCGCCCGACTTCACCTATGACGATCTCTTGCGCATCTCCGGCGGCGGCAAGTACAGCGCATATCATCACCGTTTCATGTTCGGCTCGGTCGCCGCCCACCTCGCCGAGACCTTCGGCACCAAGGGCTCGCCGATCTCGCTGTCGACGGCCTGCGCGTCCGGAGCCACCTCGATCCAGCTCGGCGTCGAGGCGATCCGCCGCGGCGAGACCGATGCGGCTCTGTGCGTCGCGACCGACGGCACCGTGAATCCGGAGGCGCTGGTGCGCTTCTCGCTGCTCTCGGCGCTGTCGACCCAGAACGATCCGCCGCAGGCGGCCTCCCGCCCCTTCTCCAAGAACCGCGACGGCTTCGTCATGGCCGAAGGCGCCGGCGCGCTCGTGCTGGAAAGCTATGAAGCGGCCACCGCGCGCGGCGCAAAGATCCTCGGCGTGATCGCCGGCTGCGGCGAGCTCACCGATTCCTTCCATCGCACCCGCTCCTCGCCCGACGGCAAGCCGATCATCGGCTGCATGAACAAGACGCTGGCCGATGCCGGCATGACGCCGGACCAGATCGACCACATCAACGCGCACGGCACCGCGACGCCCGAGAACGACAAGATGGAGTTCAACACGACGTCGGCCGTATTCGGCGAGCTCGCGCAGAAGATTCCGGTCACCTCCAACAAGTCGATGGTCGGCCACACCATCTCGGCGGCCGGCGCGGTCGAGGCGATCTTCTCGCTGCTCACGCTCGAGCATCAGCGCATCCCGCCGACGATCAATTACGAGACCCCGGATCCCACGATCCTGTTCAACGTGGTCGGCAACAAGGCCCGCGACGCCCGCGTCACCGCCGTGATGTCGAACTCGTTCGGCTTCGGCGGCCAGAACGCCTCGCTGATCCTGACCCGCGAACCGGCCTGA
- a CDS encoding MgtC/SapB family protein, whose translation MTELDWPEILLRLGAATLAGSAIGLNRDLHGKPIGLKTLGIVGLSTATVVLLAVQIGEPGKITDAASRVIQGILTGIGFLGAGVIVHESERFRVRGLTSAACTFLAACLGIACGAGQWRIVLVALAFAFVLLTIGRRGERWLHRALGGKDDPHHAETAASRDHVEGR comes from the coding sequence ATGACCGAACTGGACTGGCCCGAAATTCTGCTGCGCCTCGGAGCTGCGACGCTCGCCGGCAGCGCGATCGGCCTGAACCGCGACCTGCACGGCAAGCCGATCGGGCTGAAGACGCTCGGCATTGTCGGGCTCTCCACCGCAACCGTCGTGCTGCTCGCGGTCCAGATCGGCGAGCCCGGCAAGATTACCGACGCGGCGAGCCGGGTGATCCAGGGCATCCTGACCGGCATCGGCTTCCTCGGAGCCGGCGTCATCGTCCACGAGAGCGAACGGTTTCGCGTGCGCGGCCTGACCAGCGCGGCCTGCACCTTCCTCGCCGCCTGTCTCGGCATTGCCTGCGGCGCCGGGCAGTGGAGAATCGTCCTGGTCGCGCTGGCCTTTGCGTTCGTGCTGCTCACGATCGGCCGCCGCGGCGAGCGCTGGCTGCATCGCGCACTGGGCGGTAAAGACGATCCACACCACGCTGAAACCGCGGCATCTCGCGATCATGTCGAGGGTCGCTAG
- a CDS encoding beta-ketoacyl-ACP synthase: MTDTASKPGQTEVWITGIGLATSLGEGLDANWAALSEKRINVDEKGFAPYIVHPLMPVTFDSQIPKKGDQRQMEAWQRIGTYAAGLALDSAGIKGNKDILSKIDMVVAAGGGERDLNVDTGVLTAEAKGANAPGFLNERLMSDLRPTLFLAQLSNLLAGNIAIVHGLGGTSRTFMGEEVAGADAARIALARIASGESDIALVGGSHNGERKDLMVLYEFGDFNLKDKFAPVWARKDHPGFALGSAGAFLVLESKAHAEARGAKPFARLSSVVADLARRKQPGDMAATLEQLWAKLPRREGKGAIISGATGAEPATSEERGFLKAHADFPVRSTGTMFGHTMETQFPLGIALAALSISRGALFPPNDSTGTEIEMQGAPTQIVVVGAGHWRGEGMALVEAVG; this comes from the coding sequence ATGACTGACACTGCTTCGAAGCCCGGCCAGACGGAAGTCTGGATCACCGGCATTGGACTCGCAACCTCGCTCGGCGAGGGCCTCGACGCCAACTGGGCTGCGCTTTCCGAGAAGCGCATCAACGTCGACGAGAAGGGCTTTGCGCCCTACATCGTGCATCCCTTGATGCCCGTGACCTTCGACAGCCAGATCCCCAAGAAGGGCGACCAGCGCCAGATGGAAGCCTGGCAGCGCATCGGCACCTATGCCGCCGGCCTTGCGCTCGATTCCGCCGGGATCAAGGGCAACAAGGATATCCTGTCGAAGATCGACATGGTGGTGGCCGCGGGCGGCGGCGAGCGCGACCTCAATGTCGACACCGGCGTCCTGACGGCCGAGGCCAAGGGCGCGAACGCGCCCGGCTTCCTCAACGAACGGCTGATGAGCGATTTGCGCCCTACCTTGTTCCTGGCGCAGCTTTCCAACCTGCTCGCCGGCAACATCGCCATCGTGCACGGCCTCGGCGGCACCTCGCGCACCTTCATGGGCGAAGAGGTTGCGGGCGCCGATGCCGCCCGCATTGCGCTCGCGCGCATCGCCTCGGGCGAGAGCGACATTGCCCTCGTCGGCGGCTCGCACAACGGCGAGCGCAAGGACCTCATGGTCCTCTACGAATTCGGCGACTTCAACCTGAAGGACAAGTTTGCGCCGGTGTGGGCGCGCAAGGACCATCCCGGCTTCGCGCTCGGCTCGGCCGGCGCGTTCCTGGTGCTGGAATCGAAAGCGCATGCAGAGGCGCGCGGCGCCAAGCCGTTCGCAAGGCTGTCGAGCGTCGTTGCCGATCTCGCCCGGCGCAAGCAGCCCGGCGACATGGCCGCGACGCTGGAGCAGTTGTGGGCCAAGCTGCCCAGGCGCGAAGGCAAGGGCGCGATCATATCAGGCGCGACCGGCGCGGAGCCGGCGACGAGCGAAGAGCGCGGCTTCCTGAAGGCTCACGCCGACTTCCCGGTGCGTTCGACCGGTACCATGTTCGGCCACACCATGGAGACGCAATTCCCGCTCGGCATCGCGCTCGCTGCGCTGTCGATCTCGCGTGGTGCGCTGTTCCCGCCGAACGATTCCACGGGCACCGAGATTGAAATGCAGGGAGCGCCCACCCAGATTGTGGTGGTGGGAGCCGGACACTGGCGCGGCGAAGGCATGGCGCTGGTCGAGGCAGTTGGCTAG
- a CDS encoding HAD-IC family P-type ATPase: protein MSKEERADSAGLSEAEARLRLQQDGYNELPRPERRTPLRIVLEVVREPMLALLLCGGLVYLLLGDLREALLLLAFGGISVVITIVQETRTERVLEALRELTSPRALVVRDGERRRIAGRDVVRGDLLVLAEGDRVPADAMLVSARDLAVDESLLTGESVPVRKQAFKTPAPDGALAEHRPGGDDQPFVYSASLVVRGEGLAEVEATGPRSEIGKIGLSLHGLQTEPPRLQQQTARLVRLCFLGGAVISLAAVLLYGTLRGDWLQALLGGIAIGMSMLPEEFAVVLTVFMAMGAWRISKARVLTRRAAAIEVLGSATVLCTDKTGTLTQNRMSVAELRLPGGTSLRLAASQAAAVGAEFFELARCSVLASSPEPFDPMEKALHTFVQASLPKDEDTEGARTLIRTYGLRPELLAMTQVWRLPHHEELFVSAKGAPEAIARLCKLDAAEQAAMRESVADMAKNGLRVLGVAAATCHSESLPASQDGFSFRFLGLVGLADPLRPHVSEAVAECRSAGIRVVMITGDYPATAMAIAGQAGLDVNEVVTGEQIKLADDSELEALVGNVNVFARVLPEQKLRIVQAMKRNGEIVAMTGDGVNDAPSLKAAHIGIAMGGRGTDVAREASSIVLLDDDFASIVASIRLGRRIYDNLRKAMAFIFAVHVPIAGLALLPLVFGLPLILGPVHIAFLELIIDPVCSLVFEAEREERDVMTRPPRRADAELFSWALVGWSILQGVMAFALIAAIFVVALRSGMPPDEARALAFVALVVCIVALVLVNRSFSASFLSAFFRPNLALLWIFLSIAVVLAAALFWPPASSLFRFGPLHPDDLMFTLGAGLLVLTVLELLKPIWARRLRF, encoded by the coding sequence GTGAGCAAGGAAGAACGCGCAGATTCAGCGGGGCTGAGCGAAGCCGAGGCCCGGCTGCGACTGCAACAGGACGGTTACAACGAACTGCCTCGGCCGGAACGGCGCACGCCGCTGCGCATCGTGCTCGAGGTCGTGCGCGAGCCGATGCTCGCACTCCTTCTTTGCGGCGGGCTGGTCTACCTCCTGCTCGGCGACCTCCGCGAGGCGCTGCTGCTGCTGGCCTTCGGCGGCATCTCCGTCGTCATCACCATCGTGCAGGAGACCCGCACCGAACGCGTGCTGGAGGCGTTGCGCGAGCTGACCAGTCCGCGGGCGCTCGTGGTCAGGGATGGGGAGCGGCGACGGATCGCGGGCCGGGACGTCGTTCGTGGCGATCTTCTCGTTCTGGCCGAAGGCGACCGTGTTCCGGCGGACGCTATGTTGGTCAGCGCGCGCGATCTGGCGGTCGACGAGTCGCTGCTGACTGGAGAGTCGGTCCCGGTGCGCAAGCAGGCCTTCAAGACGCCGGCCCCTGACGGCGCCTTGGCCGAGCATCGTCCGGGCGGCGATGATCAGCCCTTCGTGTATTCGGCCTCGCTGGTCGTGCGAGGCGAGGGCCTAGCCGAGGTCGAGGCCACCGGCCCCCGCAGCGAGATCGGGAAGATCGGATTGTCGCTGCATGGCTTGCAGACAGAGCCGCCGCGGCTGCAGCAACAGACCGCCCGGCTCGTGCGGCTTTGCTTTCTCGGCGGCGCGGTGATCAGCCTGGCCGCAGTCCTGCTTTACGGAACATTGCGCGGGGATTGGCTGCAGGCGCTGCTCGGGGGCATCGCCATCGGCATGTCCATGTTGCCCGAGGAGTTTGCCGTCGTCCTCACGGTGTTCATGGCCATGGGCGCCTGGCGCATCTCGAAGGCGCGCGTGCTGACGCGGCGCGCTGCTGCGATCGAGGTGCTTGGCTCGGCCACGGTGCTGTGTACCGACAAGACCGGCACGCTGACGCAGAACAGGATGTCGGTCGCGGAGCTGAGGCTGCCTGGCGGGACGAGCCTGCGCCTTGCCGCGTCGCAGGCTGCAGCTGTAGGCGCGGAGTTCTTCGAGCTGGCGCGTTGCAGCGTTCTGGCGAGCTCGCCGGAGCCGTTCGACCCGATGGAGAAAGCCCTGCATACGTTCGTGCAGGCGAGCCTGCCGAAGGATGAGGACACCGAGGGCGCCCGGACCTTGATACGGACCTACGGCCTGCGGCCCGAACTGCTGGCGATGACCCAAGTCTGGCGCTTGCCGCATCACGAGGAGCTCTTCGTCTCGGCGAAAGGCGCCCCCGAAGCGATTGCGCGTCTCTGCAAGCTGGATGCCGCGGAGCAGGCCGCGATGCGCGAGTCGGTCGCGGACATGGCGAAGAATGGTCTTCGCGTGCTGGGCGTTGCCGCTGCGACCTGCCACAGTGAGTCGCTGCCGGCTTCGCAGGACGGCTTTTCATTTCGCTTCCTCGGTCTCGTCGGACTGGCCGATCCGCTTCGTCCGCACGTCTCCGAAGCGGTGGCCGAATGTCGCTCGGCTGGCATCCGCGTCGTCATGATCACGGGCGACTATCCGGCGACCGCCATGGCGATCGCCGGGCAGGCCGGGCTCGACGTCAACGAGGTCGTGACCGGCGAGCAGATCAAGCTTGCGGACGACAGTGAGCTGGAGGCTCTCGTTGGGAACGTGAACGTCTTCGCGCGGGTCCTGCCGGAGCAGAAGCTGCGGATCGTTCAGGCGATGAAGCGCAACGGCGAGATCGTCGCGATGACTGGCGACGGCGTCAACGACGCGCCGTCCCTGAAGGCTGCCCATATCGGGATCGCGATGGGCGGCCGCGGCACGGATGTCGCTCGCGAGGCCTCCTCGATCGTCCTGCTCGACGACGATTTCGCATCCATCGTTGCATCCATCCGCCTCGGGCGCCGGATCTACGACAATCTCCGCAAGGCGATGGCCTTCATCTTCGCCGTCCACGTTCCGATCGCAGGGCTGGCCCTGCTTCCCCTGGTGTTCGGGCTGCCCCTGATTCTCGGTCCCGTGCACATTGCGTTTCTGGAACTGATCATCGACCCCGTCTGCTCGCTCGTATTCGAAGCCGAGCGGGAGGAGCGCGATGTCATGACGCGACCGCCGCGGCGCGCCGATGCGGAGTTGTTTTCGTGGGCCTTGGTCGGCTGGAGCATTCTGCAGGGCGTGATGGCATTTGCGTTGATTGCCGCGATCTTCGTCGTCGCGCTTCGTTCCGGCATGCCGCCCGACGAGGCGCGCGCACTGGCTTTCGTTGCGCTGGTCGTCTGTATCGTCGCGCTGGTGCTGGTCAACCGGTCCTTCAGCGCGTCGTTCCTGTCCGCCTTCTTCCGTCCGAACCTGGCATTGCTCTGGATCTTCCTGTCGATCGCGGTCGTTCTCGCCGCGGCCTTGTTCTGGCCGCCGGCGTCCAGCCTGTTTCGGTTCGGTCCGCTGCACCCGGACGATCTGATGTTCACGCTCGGCGCAGGACTATTGGTGCTCACGGTGCTCGAATTGCTGAAGCCGATCTGGGCGCGGCGGTTGCGGTTCTAG
- a CDS encoding acyl carrier protein, producing MSSTFDQVATIIAETCDIPRDTITPDSHAIDDLGIDSLDFLDIAFAIDKQFGIKLPLEKWTQEVNDGKATTEQYFVLKNLCARIDELVAAKGASA from the coding sequence ATGTCTTCCACATTCGATCAGGTCGCCACGATCATCGCTGAAACCTGCGACATCCCGCGCGACACGATCACGCCGGATAGCCATGCCATCGACGATCTCGGCATCGACAGCCTCGATTTCCTCGACATCGCGTTCGCGATCGACAAGCAGTTCGGCATCAAGCTGCCGCTGGAAAAGTGGACCCAGGAGGTCAACGACGGCAAGGCGACCACCGAGCAGTATTTCGTGCTGAAGAACCTGTGCGCCCGCATCGACGAACTGGTTGCGGCCAAGGGCGCGAGCGCGTAA
- a CDS encoding 3-hydroxyacyl-ACP dehydratase FabZ family protein, with amino-acid sequence MQLEYFHMIDRIVDLKVDEKTIVVEAQVPKESTIFEGHFPGYPLMPGVLLIESMAQASGWLQLGVFKFERMPILAAVKEAKVRGSVFPGDLMSIEASLTYEGSGYAMTEAKIKVGGKLRANSALTFTLIPFPNADMRGYMAKVAERVGFPQQAVSP; translated from the coding sequence ATGCAACTCGAATACTTCCACATGATCGATCGCATCGTCGACCTCAAGGTCGACGAGAAGACGATCGTCGTCGAAGCCCAGGTCCCGAAGGAGAGCACCATCTTCGAGGGGCACTTCCCGGGTTACCCCTTGATGCCCGGCGTGCTCCTGATCGAATCGATGGCGCAGGCTTCGGGCTGGCTTCAGCTCGGCGTGTTCAAGTTCGAGCGCATGCCGATCCTTGCCGCCGTGAAGGAGGCCAAGGTCCGCGGCTCGGTCTTCCCCGGCGATCTCATGAGCATCGAGGCGAGCCTCACCTATGAAGGCTCCGGCTATGCCATGACCGAGGCCAAGATCAAGGTCGGCGGCAAGCTGCGCGCGAATTCGGCGCTGACCTTCACGCTGATCCCCTTCCCCAATGCGGATATGCGCGGATACATGGCGAAAGTCGCCGAGCGTGTCGGCTTTCCGCAACAGGCCGTATCGCCATGA
- a CDS encoding polyamine ABC transporter substrate-binding protein encodes MTNASRPGGRLGLAFAAALTLLSAPVRAEERVVNFYNWSNYMAPDVLEAFTKETGIKVVYDTFDANETLETRLMAGKSGYDVVVPTAYFLQRQIKANIFQKLDKAKLPNLANAWPMVTKNLATYDPGNIYAANYMWGTTGIGYNVAKVKQILGADAKIDSWDIVFKPENLAKFKDCGVHMLDSADDIFPAALNYLGLDPNSTKQADLEKAADVVAKVRPSVRKFHSSEYLSALATGEICFVVGWSGDIMQARARAAEAKKHDSSGIEIGYAIPKEGAQMFFDNLAIPADAKNVSEAYELINYLYRPDVAAKNSDFLSYANGNLASQKLVDPKILNDKNIYPDEATLSKLFVITAREPATQRIINRLWTKVKTGR; translated from the coding sequence ATGACGAATGCCAGCCGCCCGGGGGGTCGCCTTGGTCTCGCGTTCGCCGCCGCGCTGACGTTGCTCTCTGCGCCCGTTCGCGCCGAGGAGCGGGTCGTCAACTTCTACAACTGGTCCAACTACATGGCCCCGGATGTCCTGGAGGCCTTCACCAAGGAGACCGGCATCAAGGTGGTCTACGACACCTTCGATGCCAATGAGACGCTGGAGACGCGCCTGATGGCCGGCAAGTCCGGCTACGACGTCGTGGTGCCCACCGCCTATTTCCTGCAGCGCCAGATCAAGGCCAACATCTTCCAGAAGCTCGACAAGGCCAAGCTGCCGAACCTTGCCAACGCCTGGCCCATGGTGACCAAGAACCTTGCGACCTACGACCCCGGCAACATCTACGCCGCCAACTACATGTGGGGCACCACGGGCATCGGCTACAACGTCGCCAAGGTGAAGCAGATCCTTGGGGCCGATGCCAAGATCGACAGCTGGGACATCGTCTTCAAGCCGGAGAACCTCGCCAAGTTCAAGGATTGCGGCGTCCACATGCTCGACTCCGCCGATGACATCTTCCCGGCGGCGCTGAACTATCTCGGGCTCGATCCGAACTCGACCAAACAGGCGGACCTCGAGAAGGCTGCCGATGTCGTCGCCAAGGTCCGCCCGTCGGTGCGCAAGTTTCACTCGTCCGAATACCTAAGCGCGCTTGCCACCGGCGAGATCTGCTTCGTGGTCGGCTGGTCCGGCGACATCATGCAGGCCCGCGCGCGTGCGGCCGAGGCCAAGAAACACGACAGCAGCGGGATCGAGATCGGCTATGCCATTCCGAAGGAGGGGGCGCAGATGTTCTTCGACAATCTCGCGATCCCCGCGGACGCCAAGAACGTCAGCGAAGCCTATGAGCTGATCAACTATCTCTACCGCCCGGATGTTGCCGCCAAGAACTCGGACTTTTTGTCATATGCCAACGGCAACCTCGCCAGCCAGAAGCTGGTCGATCCGAAGATCCTGAACGACAAGAATATCTATCCGGACGAGGCGACGCTTTCAAAACTGTTCGTCATCACCGCGCGCGAGCCGGCAACCCAGCGCATCATCAACCGGCTCTGGACCAAGGTGAAGACGGGGCGGTAG
- a CDS encoding ParB-like protein, with the protein MTTTNAREPRVHPVPILSLRPTQMTVGMREVKEKRKRWREHDKNKQADLLGKHMIPVVHGPDARYYVIDHHHLGRALHDEGVKEVLVTIVGDLRMVEREAFWGVMDNKRWVYPYDAKGERQRFRDLPKSIADLKDDPFRSLAGELRRMGGFAKDTTPFSEFLWADFLRRKVSRKVVEGDFDKALEKAMSAAKSKDAIYLPGWCGPEDDD; encoded by the coding sequence ATGACCACGACCAACGCGCGCGAGCCAAGAGTGCATCCGGTTCCGATCCTGTCGCTCCGGCCGACGCAGATGACGGTCGGCATGCGGGAGGTCAAGGAGAAGCGCAAGCGCTGGCGCGAGCATGACAAGAATAAACAGGCCGATCTGCTCGGCAAGCACATGATCCCCGTCGTCCACGGCCCCGACGCACGCTACTACGTGATCGACCACCATCATCTCGGCCGCGCGCTGCACGACGAAGGCGTCAAGGAGGTGCTGGTGACCATCGTCGGCGACCTCCGCATGGTCGAGCGCGAGGCGTTCTGGGGCGTGATGGACAACAAGCGCTGGGTCTATCCTTACGACGCCAAGGGGGAGCGGCAGCGCTTCCGCGACCTGCCGAAATCGATCGCCGATCTCAAGGACGATCCGTTCCGCAGCCTTGCCGGCGAATTGCGCCGCATGGGCGGCTTCGCCAAGGACACGACGCCGTTCTCAGAATTCCTGTGGGCCGACTTCCTGCGCCGAAAAGTCTCGCGCAAGGTGGTGGAGGGCGATTTCGACAAGGCCCTCGAGAAGGCGATGTCCGCAGCCAAGAGTAAGGATGCGATCTATCTGCCCGGCTGGTGCGGTCCGGAGGACGATGATTAG
- a CDS encoding rhodanese-like domain-containing protein has protein sequence MANQVQDLTPDEVSKGVAEGRYLLVDVREPNEVQAEAYPYGVVVPLSTFDPKAIPDPQGKEVVFACRSGKRSVTASLAAQEAGLPYDKHLAGGMLGWKAAGLPSKVGG, from the coding sequence GTGGCAAACCAGGTACAGGATCTGACCCCGGACGAGGTCTCCAAAGGTGTCGCGGAAGGGCGCTATCTGCTGGTCGACGTGCGCGAGCCGAACGAGGTCCAAGCCGAGGCCTATCCTTACGGCGTCGTCGTGCCGCTCTCGACCTTCGATCCCAAGGCGATCCCCGATCCCCAAGGCAAAGAGGTCGTGTTCGCCTGCCGCTCGGGCAAGCGCTCGGTGACAGCTTCCCTTGCCGCCCAGGAGGCGGGCCTGCCTTACGACAAGCATTTGGCCGGCGGCATGCTCGGCTGGAAGGCGGCGGGTCTCCCCAGCAAGGTCGGCGGCTGA